TTTACTTTCAGAGCTTATTGAAAAGGGTCTTTTAGGTCTTTTTGCGGTTCTTTGGGTCTATTATGCATACTTTAGGTTCTTGTTAGGCTTTAGGATAGAAGACAACGTGGACTACCTTCTTATGCCTCTTTTACTTGCCCTTGGTTCTCATCTTGTGGGGACAGTCTTTACCTTTTTCTGGGATGCTATGCTACCCTTATATCTTGTGCTTTTTATGGTGGTGGAGAGGTTTAGGTTTTCAAAAGCGTGATGGAAAATAAGGTTCGCACCCGGTTATCATTTTACTTTAGGTACTCCTCCAACCTTACAAAATTGTAGCCTCTTTTCTTCAACTCTTCCACTATAATAGGCATGGCTTCACCTGTAGAATAACCTCTGCCATTGGCATGAAATATAAGTATAGCACCGGGTTTGGTGTTATTTATAACATGGCTCGCCAGC
The sequence above is a segment of the Aquificaceae bacterium genome. Coding sequences within it:
- a CDS encoding polysaccharide deacetylase — encoded protein: GAIEALEIYKGLGYKVVHWTFPSGDPDKRITPQRLASHVINNTKPGAILIFHANGRGYSTGEAMPIIVEELKKRGYNFVRLEEYLK